The nucleotide sequence ATCTGCATGCGCTTGCGGCCTTCGAACGGGAACGGACGGGTCACCACCGCAACGGTGAGGATGCCCATTTCCTTGGCCACTTCGGCAATGATCGGCGCCGCACCGGTACCGGTACCGCCGCCCATGCCCGTGGTGATGAACACCATGTTGGTGCCGGCCAGGACTTCAGCGATGCGCTCGCGGTCTTCCAGGGCCGCCTGACGGCCAACCTCGGGATTCGCACCGGCACCCAGGCCCTTGGTCACGCCGGTACCCAGTTGCAGGATGGTCCGCGCGCCAATGTTCTTCAGCGCTTGAGCATCGGTGTTGGCGCAGATGAACTCGACGCCTTCGATGTTGCTCTTGACCATGTGGTTGACAGCGTTGCCGCCGCCACCGCCGACACCGATTACCTTGATAACCGGGCTGGCGGGGATGTTGTCTACGAGTTCGAACATTTTCCCTCTCCTTACATTCTCTAGTTTTTTTCGCCTACTGCGTTTGTTGCCGCCTTCCAGCGCCAGGCCTGAAACCTGCCGCCGAAGCTTTGAACCTGTATCAGAAATTACCTTTGACCCAAGCCTGGAGCCGCTCGAACAGCGGAGCCTTCGGCTCGTCGCTGCTGTAGCTGTCACGGCTGCCGATCCCCGAGAACGAGATCCCGTCGGACTGCTTCTGCAGGCCGTACATCAACAGGCCCACGCCGGTGGAATAAATCGGGTTGCGCACCACGTCATCCAGGCCCTTGACGCCATGGGGCACGCCCAGGCGTACCGGCATGTGGAAGATTTCCTCGGCCAGCTCGACTGCGCCTTCCATCTTCGACGTACCGCCGGTCAGCACGATGCCGGCCGGGATCAGGTCTTCGTAACCGCTGCGGCGCAGTTCGGCCTGGATCAGCGTGAACAGCTCGTCGTAGCGCGGCTCGACCACCTCGGCCAGGGCCTGGCGGGACAATTCGCGCGGTGGACGGTCGCCGACGCTCGGTACCTTGATGGTTTCACCGGCACCGGCCAGTTTCGCCAGGGCGCAGGCGTAGCGGATCTTGATTTCCTCGGCGTACTGGGTCGGGGTGCGCAACGCCATGGCGATGTCGTTGGTCACCTGGTCACCGGCAATCGGAATCACCGCGGTGTGGCGAATGGCGCCTTCGGTGAAGATCGCGATGTCGGTGGTGCCGCCGCCGATGTCCACCAGGCATACGCCCAGTTCTTTTTCGTCGTCGGTCAGCACCGAGTAGGCCGAAGCCAGTTGCTCGAGAATGATGTCGTCGATTTCCAGGCCGCAGCGGCGCACGCATTTTTCGATGTTCTGCGCAGCATTCACCGCACAGGTGACCACGTGGACCTTGGCCTCCAGACGTACGCCGGACATGCCCAGGGGCTCACGCACGCCTTCCTGGTTATCGATCACGTAATCCTGCGGCAGGGTGTGC is from Pseudomonas sp. B21-056 and encodes:
- the ftsA gene encoding cell division protein FtsA; its protein translation is MANVQSGKMIVGLDIGTSKVVALVGEVADDGTLVIVGIGTHPSRGLKKGVVVNIESTVQSIQRAIEEAQLMAGCRIHSAFVGVAGNHIRSLNSHGIVAIRDREVSSADLERVLDAAQAVAIPADQRVLHTLPQDYVIDNQEGVREPLGMSGVRLEAKVHVVTCAVNAAQNIEKCVRRCGLEIDDIILEQLASAYSVLTDDEKELGVCLVDIGGGTTDIAIFTEGAIRHTAVIPIAGDQVTNDIAMALRTPTQYAEEIKIRYACALAKLAGAGETIKVPSVGDRPPRELSRQALAEVVEPRYDELFTLIQAELRRSGYEDLIPAGIVLTGGTSKMEGAVELAEEIFHMPVRLGVPHGVKGLDDVVRNPIYSTGVGLLMYGLQKQSDGISFSGIGSRDSYSSDEPKAPLFERLQAWVKGNF